One part of the Truepera radiovictrix DSM 17093 genome encodes these proteins:
- the nagZ gene encoding beta-N-acetylhexosaminidase, whose protein sequence is MTDALLMIDLKQPRLTPDERAFLGERRVGGVCLFARNVEDRVQLGELTAELRALLGPDVLIAVDQEGGAVVRVRDVPYPPSMMALGAADDLGLTRKMGAMSARGLRAVGVNVNFAPVADVNHNPRNPVIAERAFGGDPEAVARHVAAFVAGHQEAGVGAVVKHFPGHGDTDLDSHLELPHLAADAARLERLELPPFRRAVAAGVAGVMSAHIVLPALDPALPATLSRAVLTGLLRERLGFDGVIFTDALDMRAIAASFAPAEAALRAVAAGADMALYLGPLKEHEAILRRLEAGLASGELDPEAVARARARLRALARRFPVAPAPEAAWEVGDEARLEAAAFRGTVALGELPKLEPGARVTLVAAAAVAAGGASSAVRAPAEALAAALEGAGVRVTRAFYARGAEGASVLGALAGAELVLFASTSRTRMEGAELALARAVARAVRPPQRFVHVALWNPYHALDLPGPALLTFGFRGPSARAAARALLEGGAPGRLPVALEVARGPYA, encoded by the coding sequence GTGACCGACGCTCTGCTGATGATCGACCTTAAGCAGCCCCGCCTGACCCCGGACGAGCGCGCGTTTTTGGGCGAGCGCCGCGTGGGCGGCGTCTGCCTCTTCGCCCGCAACGTCGAAGACCGCGTGCAGCTCGGTGAACTCACCGCCGAGCTGCGCGCGCTCCTCGGCCCGGACGTGCTCATCGCCGTCGACCAGGAGGGGGGGGCGGTGGTGCGCGTGCGCGACGTCCCCTACCCGCCCAGCATGATGGCGCTCGGCGCGGCGGATGACCTAGGGCTCACCCGCAAGATGGGCGCGATGAGCGCGCGGGGGTTGCGGGCGGTGGGCGTCAACGTGAACTTTGCACCGGTAGCCGACGTGAACCACAACCCGCGCAACCCGGTGATCGCCGAGAGGGCCTTCGGGGGCGACCCGGAGGCGGTGGCGCGGCACGTCGCCGCCTTTGTCGCGGGGCACCAGGAGGCGGGGGTGGGGGCGGTCGTCAAGCACTTCCCGGGGCACGGCGACACCGACCTCGACTCGCACCTCGAGCTGCCGCACCTCGCGGCGGACGCGGCGCGCTTGGAGCGGCTCGAGCTGCCCCCCTTTCGGCGCGCGGTTGCGGCGGGCGTCGCGGGGGTGATGAGCGCGCACATCGTGCTCCCGGCGCTCGACCCCGCGCTCCCCGCGACGCTCTCTAGAGCGGTGCTGACGGGTCTTTTGCGCGAGCGCCTGGGCTTTGACGGGGTCATCTTCACCGACGCCCTCGACATGCGGGCGATCGCCGCGAGCTTCGCCCCCGCCGAGGCGGCGCTGCGCGCGGTCGCCGCGGGCGCCGACATGGCGCTCTACCTGGGCCCCTTAAAGGAGCACGAGGCGATCTTGCGGCGGCTCGAGGCGGGGCTCGCGAGCGGCGAGCTCGACCCCGAGGCCGTGGCGAGGGCCCGCGCGCGGCTGCGGGCCCTCGCGCGGCGCTTTCCTGTCGCGCCAGCCCCGGAAGCGGCCTGGGAGGTGGGCGACGAGGCGCGTCTAGAGGCGGCCGCCTTTCGCGGCACCGTGGCGCTCGGCGAGCTCCCCAAGCTTGAGCCCGGCGCGCGCGTGACGCTCGTGGCGGCCGCGGCGGTCGCCGCCGGGGGGGCGAGCTCCGCCGTGCGGGCTCCCGCCGAGGCGTTGGCGGCGGCCCTCGAGGGGGCGGGCGTGCGGGTCACGCGGGCGTTTTACGCGCGCGGCGCCGAAGGGGCGTCCGTGCTCGGCGCGCTGGCGGGGGCCGAGCTCGTCCTCTTCGCCTCGACCTCGCGGACCCGCATGGAGGGGGCGGAGTTGGCGCTCGCCAGGGCCGTGGCGCGCGCCGTGAGGCCGCCGCAGCGCTTTGTCCACGTCGCCCTCTGGAACCCGTACCACGCCCTCGACCTGCCCGGCCCCGCGCTGCTCACCTTCGGGTTTCGCGGCCCTTCGGCGCGTGCGGCGGCGCGCGCGCTGCTTGAGGGCGGGGCGCCGGGGCGGCTGCCCGTGGCGCTCGAGGTCGCGCGCGGCCCGTACGCGTAG
- a CDS encoding glycoside hydrolase family 10 protein — translation MRGALRRPLARVALGACLALGGTGAARAQGGWLDAEAGGVRWKTEAHATPSAELGELRGIWVDAFGPGFKTPDEIEALVADAEAMNLNALFVQVVRRGNCYCNRSTLPRAEDPALAPGFDPLEALIARARAAGLQVHAWVVTLALWGADAPPQDPAHPYNRHGPAAVGEANWLTVRYDGVTRPDRDVYLDPGHPAVHDYLAGVVRSLAENYDLDGVAIDRLRYPDFNSGALPSWGYNAVSLSRFAAETGAPIPPPPSDPVWTAWRREQVSALMRRLYEEIKAVDPTLWVSAATIAYGAPPEDETDFASSHAYKVVLQDWAGWAQGGFLDLNLPMNYKRADYPQAAVWFDAWNALAPRLAGEAQTAIATGLYLNDLPGSLAQLESVRRTEGVIGWVGYAYRSPERRALAGQVPFEASLAALARELTALGAPFAAAAAFGRPGPAAPAAVEAPLDTLVGAPENAPAAPWYAQAEVGGLVEGWEIR, via the coding sequence GTGAGGGGGGCGCTGCGGCGCCCCCTCGCGCGGGTCGCGCTGGGGGCGTGCTTGGCGCTCGGGGGGACGGGTGCGGCGCGCGCGCAAGGGGGGTGGCTCGACGCGGAGGCGGGGGGCGTCCGGTGGAAGACCGAAGCGCACGCGACCCCGAGTGCCGAGCTGGGCGAACTGCGCGGCATCTGGGTCGACGCCTTCGGGCCCGGTTTTAAAACCCCCGACGAGATCGAGGCGCTCGTCGCGGACGCGGAGGCGATGAACCTCAACGCGCTCTTTGTGCAGGTGGTGCGGCGCGGCAACTGCTACTGCAACCGCAGCACGCTCCCGCGCGCCGAGGACCCGGCGCTGGCGCCGGGGTTCGACCCCTTGGAGGCGCTTATCGCGCGGGCGCGCGCCGCCGGGTTGCAGGTGCACGCTTGGGTGGTGACCCTGGCCCTCTGGGGCGCCGACGCGCCGCCCCAGGACCCGGCGCACCCTTATAACCGCCACGGCCCCGCGGCGGTCGGTGAGGCGAACTGGCTGACGGTGCGCTACGACGGCGTCACCCGCCCCGACCGGGACGTCTACCTAGACCCCGGCCACCCGGCGGTGCACGACTACCTCGCCGGCGTGGTCCGCAGCCTGGCTGAAAACTACGACCTCGACGGCGTCGCGATCGACCGCCTGCGCTACCCCGACTTCAACTCGGGGGCGCTGCCGAGCTGGGGGTACAACGCGGTGAGCTTGTCGCGCTTCGCCGCCGAGACGGGCGCCCCCATCCCCCCGCCGCCCTCGGACCCCGTGTGGACCGCGTGGCGCCGCGAGCAGGTGAGCGCCCTGATGCGGCGGCTTTACGAGGAGATCAAGGCGGTCGACCCCACCCTCTGGGTGAGCGCCGCGACGATCGCCTACGGCGCCCCCCCCGAAGATGAAACGGACTTCGCCTCGAGCCACGCCTACAAGGTGGTGTTGCAGGACTGGGCGGGGTGGGCGCAAGGGGGGTTTTTGGACCTCAACCTGCCGATGAACTACAAACGCGCCGATTACCCCCAAGCGGCGGTCTGGTTCGACGCCTGGAACGCGCTCGCACCGCGCCTCGCGGGGGAGGCGCAGACGGCGATCGCCACGGGCCTCTACCTCAACGACCTGCCGGGGTCGCTGGCGCAGCTTGAGTCGGTGCGGCGCACGGAAGGGGTCATCGGTTGGGTCGGCTACGCCTACCGCAGCCCGGAGCGCCGCGCCTTGGCGGGGCAGGTTCCCTTCGAGGCCTCGCTCGCGGCGCTCGCGCGTGAGCTGACGGCGCTAGGCGCCCCCTTCGCGGCGGCGGCGGCCTTCGGGCGTCCCGGCCCCGCCGCCCCAGCAGCCGTAGAGGCCCCTTTAGATACCCTGGTCGGCGCGCCCGAAAACGCGCCCGCCGCCCCTTGGTACGCGCAGGCCGAAGTGGGCGGCCTCGTTGAGGGATGGGAGATACGATGA